In Plodia interpunctella isolate USDA-ARS_2022_Savannah chromosome 1, ilPloInte3.2, whole genome shotgun sequence, one DNA window encodes the following:
- the LOC128683302 gene encoding transcription factor glial cells missing 2-like isoform X3, whose product MVILSRGDMTEGTPEWDINDAVVPRVVTFDTFSEWCDGHVRRVYPPGCEEARRHASGWAMRNTNNHNVHILKKSCLGVLICSARCRLPDGSRVHLRPAICDKARKKQQGKPCPNRHCNGGRLEVQPCRGHCGYPVTHFWRHTEHAIFFQAKGAHDHPRPEAKGASEVRRSLGAGRRVRGLALLLAREAAIADKILTVKPDKQTQKICNPHPQPPPLIPDNQRSLTCTCGPFECSCRWRPDHPAEAYAPQSWSPVEPHQYAAYVPAAHPAPAPSLPNQQYDPTALPADDIFHPEEIFQLDQPIRLDFPMEESTLESPPTFADLNENSRPEDAYWLEWQRAAGGSESSETPSPELFGNCYQQADAYCEQQNYNIAYYPEEAQYYPTDSTRTSPVMDMQDQRYYRYGQDCAQNTNVDMQAWNYTDCAFSSSEVPVTECKQYFDAQQQAANAFSALL is encoded by the exons ATGGTGATCCT CAGTCGCGGTGACATGACCGAAGGGACGCCAGAATGGGACATCAACGACGCAGTGGTGCCTCGCGTGGTGACCTTTGACACCTTCTCCGAGTGGTGCGACGGCCACGTGCGCCGCGTATACCCCCCGGGCTGCGAGGAAGCCCGTCGTCACGCCTCTGGATGGGCCATGAGAAACACCAATAACCATAACGTCCATATACTGAAAAAGAGCTGTCTTGGAGTCCTTATCTGCTCAGCAAGATGTAGACTGCCTGATGGCTCGAGGGTTCACCTGAGACCAGCCATTTGTGATAAGGCGAGGAAGAAACAACAAG GCAAGCCCTGTCCGAACCGGCACTGCAACGGAGGCCGGTTGGAAGTGCAACCCTGCCGCGGCCACTGCGGCTACCCCGTCACACACTTCTGGCGACACACTGAGCACGCCATCTTCTTTCAAGCGAAGGGCGCGCACGACCACCCCAGGCCTGAGGCCAAGGGCGCCAGCGAAGTCCGCAGATCTCTAGGCGCAGGAAGAAGAGTCAGAGGACTAGCCCTACTGCTGGCTAGGGAGGCGGCTATAGCAGATAAGATCCTAACTGTGAAACCTGACAAACAGACTCAGAAGATCTGCAACCCTCATCCGCAGCCACCACCTCTTATCCCTGATAACCAAAGAT CTCTCACATGCACGTGCGGGCCATTCGAATGTTCATGTCGTTGGCGCCCCGACCACCCAGCAGAAGCCTACGCGCCGCAGTCCTGGTCTCCTGTAGAACCTCATCAATACGCAGCATACGTCCCCGCCGCACACCCCGCACCCGCTCCCTCACTACCCAACCAGCAGTACGATCCAACGGCCCTCCCTGCAGACGACATCTTCCATCCAGAGGAAATATTCCAACTCGACCAACCAATTCGCCTAGATTTCCCCATGGAAGAAAGCACCCTAGAATCACCACCGACCTTCGCCGATCTCAATGAAAACTCGCGACCTGAAGACGCATACTGGCTGGAATGGCAACGGGCAGCAGGCGGCTCAGAGTCCAGTGAAACCCCTTCCCCCGAACTTTTCGGCAACTGCTACCAACAGGCTGATGCATACTGCGAAcagcaaaattataatatcgcCTACTACCCTGAAGAAGCACAGTACTACCCTACAGATAGCACTAGAACGTCACCTGTGATGGACATGCAAGATCAAAGGTATTACAGATACGGCCAGGACTGTGCACAAAATACCAATGTAGACATGCAAGCGTGGAACTATACGGACTGTGCGTTTTCGAGTAGCGAAGTGCCCGTGACCGAGTGCAAACAATACTTCGACGCGCAACAACAAGCTGCAAACGCCTTCAGTGCTCTCTTATAA
- the LOC128683302 gene encoding transcription factor glial cells missing 2-like isoform X1, protein MVILSRGDMTEGTPEWDINDAVVPRVVTFDTFSEWCDGHVRRVYPPGCEEARRHASGWAMRNTNNHNVHILKKSCLGVLICSARCRLPDGSRVHLRPAICDKARKKQQGEYWGKPCPNRHCNGGRLEVQPCRGHCGYPVTHFWRHTEHAIFFQAKGAHDHPRPEAKGASEVRRSLGAGRRVRGLALLLAREAAIADKILTVKPDKQTQKICNPHPQPPPLIPDNQRSLTCTCGPFECSCRWRPDHPAEAYAPQSWSPVEPHQYAAYVPAAHPAPAPSLPNQQYDPTALPADDIFHPEEIFQLDQPIRLDFPMEESTLESPPTFADLNENSRPEDAYWLEWQRAAGGSESSETPSPELFGNCYQQADAYCEQQNYNIAYYPEEAQYYPTDSTRTSPVMDMQDQRYYRYGQDCAQNTNVDMQAWNYTDCAFSSSEVPVTECKQYFDAQQQAANAFSALL, encoded by the exons ATGGTGATCCT CAGTCGCGGTGACATGACCGAAGGGACGCCAGAATGGGACATCAACGACGCAGTGGTGCCTCGCGTGGTGACCTTTGACACCTTCTCCGAGTGGTGCGACGGCCACGTGCGCCGCGTATACCCCCCGGGCTGCGAGGAAGCCCGTCGTCACGCCTCTGGATGGGCCATGAGAAACACCAATAACCATAACGTCCATATACTGAAAAAGAGCTGTCTTGGAGTCCTTATCTGCTCAGCAAGATGTAGACTGCCTGATGGCTCGAGGGTTCACCTGAGACCAGCCATTTGTGATAAGGCGAGGAAGAAACAACAAGGTGAATATTGGG GCAAGCCCTGTCCGAACCGGCACTGCAACGGAGGCCGGTTGGAAGTGCAACCCTGCCGCGGCCACTGCGGCTACCCCGTCACACACTTCTGGCGACACACTGAGCACGCCATCTTCTTTCAAGCGAAGGGCGCGCACGACCACCCCAGGCCTGAGGCCAAGGGCGCCAGCGAAGTCCGCAGATCTCTAGGCGCAGGAAGAAGAGTCAGAGGACTAGCCCTACTGCTGGCTAGGGAGGCGGCTATAGCAGATAAGATCCTAACTGTGAAACCTGACAAACAGACTCAGAAGATCTGCAACCCTCATCCGCAGCCACCACCTCTTATCCCTGATAACCAAAGAT CTCTCACATGCACGTGCGGGCCATTCGAATGTTCATGTCGTTGGCGCCCCGACCACCCAGCAGAAGCCTACGCGCCGCAGTCCTGGTCTCCTGTAGAACCTCATCAATACGCAGCATACGTCCCCGCCGCACACCCCGCACCCGCTCCCTCACTACCCAACCAGCAGTACGATCCAACGGCCCTCCCTGCAGACGACATCTTCCATCCAGAGGAAATATTCCAACTCGACCAACCAATTCGCCTAGATTTCCCCATGGAAGAAAGCACCCTAGAATCACCACCGACCTTCGCCGATCTCAATGAAAACTCGCGACCTGAAGACGCATACTGGCTGGAATGGCAACGGGCAGCAGGCGGCTCAGAGTCCAGTGAAACCCCTTCCCCCGAACTTTTCGGCAACTGCTACCAACAGGCTGATGCATACTGCGAAcagcaaaattataatatcgcCTACTACCCTGAAGAAGCACAGTACTACCCTACAGATAGCACTAGAACGTCACCTGTGATGGACATGCAAGATCAAAGGTATTACAGATACGGCCAGGACTGTGCACAAAATACCAATGTAGACATGCAAGCGTGGAACTATACGGACTGTGCGTTTTCGAGTAGCGAAGTGCCCGTGACCGAGTGCAAACAATACTTCGACGCGCAACAACAAGCTGCAAACGCCTTCAGTGCTCTCTTATAA
- the LOC128683302 gene encoding transcription factor glial cells missing 2-like isoform X2, with translation MVILRGDMTEGTPEWDINDAVVPRVVTFDTFSEWCDGHVRRVYPPGCEEARRHASGWAMRNTNNHNVHILKKSCLGVLICSARCRLPDGSRVHLRPAICDKARKKQQGEYWGKPCPNRHCNGGRLEVQPCRGHCGYPVTHFWRHTEHAIFFQAKGAHDHPRPEAKGASEVRRSLGAGRRVRGLALLLAREAAIADKILTVKPDKQTQKICNPHPQPPPLIPDNQRSLTCTCGPFECSCRWRPDHPAEAYAPQSWSPVEPHQYAAYVPAAHPAPAPSLPNQQYDPTALPADDIFHPEEIFQLDQPIRLDFPMEESTLESPPTFADLNENSRPEDAYWLEWQRAAGGSESSETPSPELFGNCYQQADAYCEQQNYNIAYYPEEAQYYPTDSTRTSPVMDMQDQRYYRYGQDCAQNTNVDMQAWNYTDCAFSSSEVPVTECKQYFDAQQQAANAFSALL, from the exons ATGGTGATCCT TCGCGGTGACATGACCGAAGGGACGCCAGAATGGGACATCAACGACGCAGTGGTGCCTCGCGTGGTGACCTTTGACACCTTCTCCGAGTGGTGCGACGGCCACGTGCGCCGCGTATACCCCCCGGGCTGCGAGGAAGCCCGTCGTCACGCCTCTGGATGGGCCATGAGAAACACCAATAACCATAACGTCCATATACTGAAAAAGAGCTGTCTTGGAGTCCTTATCTGCTCAGCAAGATGTAGACTGCCTGATGGCTCGAGGGTTCACCTGAGACCAGCCATTTGTGATAAGGCGAGGAAGAAACAACAAGGTGAATATTGGG GCAAGCCCTGTCCGAACCGGCACTGCAACGGAGGCCGGTTGGAAGTGCAACCCTGCCGCGGCCACTGCGGCTACCCCGTCACACACTTCTGGCGACACACTGAGCACGCCATCTTCTTTCAAGCGAAGGGCGCGCACGACCACCCCAGGCCTGAGGCCAAGGGCGCCAGCGAAGTCCGCAGATCTCTAGGCGCAGGAAGAAGAGTCAGAGGACTAGCCCTACTGCTGGCTAGGGAGGCGGCTATAGCAGATAAGATCCTAACTGTGAAACCTGACAAACAGACTCAGAAGATCTGCAACCCTCATCCGCAGCCACCACCTCTTATCCCTGATAACCAAAGAT CTCTCACATGCACGTGCGGGCCATTCGAATGTTCATGTCGTTGGCGCCCCGACCACCCAGCAGAAGCCTACGCGCCGCAGTCCTGGTCTCCTGTAGAACCTCATCAATACGCAGCATACGTCCCCGCCGCACACCCCGCACCCGCTCCCTCACTACCCAACCAGCAGTACGATCCAACGGCCCTCCCTGCAGACGACATCTTCCATCCAGAGGAAATATTCCAACTCGACCAACCAATTCGCCTAGATTTCCCCATGGAAGAAAGCACCCTAGAATCACCACCGACCTTCGCCGATCTCAATGAAAACTCGCGACCTGAAGACGCATACTGGCTGGAATGGCAACGGGCAGCAGGCGGCTCAGAGTCCAGTGAAACCCCTTCCCCCGAACTTTTCGGCAACTGCTACCAACAGGCTGATGCATACTGCGAAcagcaaaattataatatcgcCTACTACCCTGAAGAAGCACAGTACTACCCTACAGATAGCACTAGAACGTCACCTGTGATGGACATGCAAGATCAAAGGTATTACAGATACGGCCAGGACTGTGCACAAAATACCAATGTAGACATGCAAGCGTGGAACTATACGGACTGTGCGTTTTCGAGTAGCGAAGTGCCCGTGACCGAGTGCAAACAATACTTCGACGCGCAACAACAAGCTGCAAACGCCTTCAGTGCTCTCTTATAA